A part of Candidatus Binatia bacterium genomic DNA contains:
- a CDS encoding AI-2E family transporter, giving the protein MQVRAPKNRKGGGEPLRVLSIVALAAFVLALLHIARDILIPIALATLLTFLLAPLVARLERMTGRVLAVLLVVAMIFTTAGAAGWVLTHQLLDLAERLPDYRENIVGRVRAVQVPVRLRAVASAFDEVRSELPAAAPPVAGDNGPPDAASRSGKSAVPASSPITRVEVVATRGAGSIELIRTIVAPVMGPLGTTGLVLLLVICMLLQREDLRRRVIRLVGQGHISATTRALDDAGRRVSRYLMMQAAINVVFGISIAAGLYFIGIPNAFLLGGLAAMLRFLPYVGAWIAGLLAMMLSLAVSSGWTTPLLTVGLFAMVELLTNNLFEPWLYGASTGVTPIALIIAAVLWTWLWGPVGLVLATPLTVCLVVLGRHVPELEFLGVLLSDEEALTPAEDFYQRMLTPGEHDEMDLVESFLESNAVAALYDDVLVPVVVAAERDARQGALDAEQLAAVHQCVRDVGKEVAGRPEPKSAGPSVRLSVLCLPVRAERDELAASMLGRLLRQHGLDVRVASAAGVAAYCEELGRIEPDVTVLSVVAPTSMLQARQLCERIRSQAVATRIVVGLWGAERASSQVRRLSDSGAAAVFYSIAEAAGEIAKSPGRDLPAASEPAAISA; this is encoded by the coding sequence GTGCAGGTGCGCGCGCCGAAGAACCGCAAGGGCGGCGGCGAGCCGCTCCGGGTGCTGTCGATCGTCGCGCTCGCGGCGTTCGTGCTGGCGCTGCTGCACATTGCGCGCGACATCCTGATCCCGATCGCACTGGCCACGCTGCTGACGTTCCTGCTCGCTCCGCTGGTTGCCCGCCTGGAGCGCATGACCGGTCGCGTCCTTGCGGTGCTGCTGGTCGTCGCGATGATCTTCACGACAGCCGGTGCCGCCGGCTGGGTACTGACGCACCAGCTCCTCGACCTGGCGGAGAGGCTGCCAGACTACCGCGAGAACATCGTCGGCAGGGTGCGCGCGGTACAGGTCCCCGTCAGGCTTCGCGCCGTGGCCAGCGCCTTCGACGAGGTGCGCAGCGAGTTGCCGGCGGCCGCGCCGCCGGTCGCAGGCGACAACGGCCCGCCTGACGCGGCAAGCCGCTCCGGAAAGAGTGCCGTCCCCGCGTCGTCGCCCATCACGCGCGTCGAGGTGGTCGCCACGCGAGGTGCAGGCTCGATCGAGTTGATCCGCACCATCGTCGCGCCGGTCATGGGGCCGCTCGGAACGACCGGCCTCGTGCTGCTGCTGGTGATCTGCATGCTGCTGCAGCGCGAAGACCTGCGCCGACGCGTGATCCGCCTGGTCGGGCAGGGGCATATCAGCGCGACGACGCGCGCTCTCGACGACGCCGGTCGCCGCGTCTCGCGCTACCTGATGATGCAGGCGGCGATCAACGTCGTATTCGGAATCTCGATCGCGGCCGGACTCTACTTCATCGGCATTCCGAACGCGTTCCTGCTCGGCGGCCTCGCGGCGATGCTGCGCTTTCTGCCATACGTCGGCGCGTGGATCGCAGGGCTGCTTGCGATGATGCTGTCGCTCGCGGTCTCCAGTGGCTGGACGACCCCGTTGCTGACGGTCGGCCTGTTCGCGATGGTCGAATTGCTGACGAACAACCTCTTCGAGCCATGGCTGTACGGCGCAAGCACCGGCGTGACACCGATCGCGCTGATCATTGCCGCTGTCCTCTGGACCTGGCTCTGGGGACCCGTCGGACTGGTGCTGGCCACTCCGCTGACCGTTTGCCTGGTCGTGCTCGGGCGCCACGTGCCCGAGCTCGAATTCCTCGGCGTGCTGCTGAGCGACGAGGAAGCACTGACTCCCGCGGAGGATTTTTACCAAAGAATGCTGACCCCCGGTGAGCACGACGAAATGGACCTCGTCGAGTCTTTCCTGGAATCGAACGCAGTTGCTGCGCTCTACGACGACGTGCTCGTGCCCGTCGTCGTCGCGGCCGAACGGGATGCGCGCCAGGGAGCGCTCGACGCCGAGCAGCTTGCAGCGGTGCACCAGTGCGTTCGCGACGTCGGAAAGGAAGTCGCAGGACGCCCGGAGCCGAAGTCGGCGGGCCCTTCCGTCCGGCTCTCGGTGCTGTGTCTGCCGGTGCGCGCCGAGCGCGACGAGCTTGCCGCTTCGATGCTCGGCCGCCTGCTGCGCCAGCACGGGCTCGACGTCCGGGTGGCCTCCGCGGCAGGCGTCGCCGCCTACTGCGAGGAGCTGGGGCGCATCGAGCCCGACGTGACGGTCCTGTCGGTCGTCGCGCCGACGTCGATGCTGCAGGCGCGCCAGCTCTGCGAGAGGATCCGCAGCCAGGCCGTCGCTACCCGCATCGTCGTCGGGCTCTGGGGCGCGGAACGCGCAAGCTCCCAGGTGCGGCGCCTGTCGGATTCGGGAGCCGCGGCCGTCTTCTACTCGATTGCCGAAGCGGCCGGCGAGATCGCGAAGTCGCCTGGGCGCGACCTGCCGGCAGCCAGTGAGCCCGCCGCGATTTCGGCGTGA
- a CDS encoding FAD-dependent oxidoreductase, with protein sequence MAAATPGTSTRPLRVAVIGAGPAGFYTVEALLKRPGLVVEVDLIEKLPAPYGLLRYGVAPDHPKIKAVSAAWDRLCEDPRVRYLGNVRVGTDDLSVTDLELCYDQVVFATGCESDRRLGIAGEDLPGSLSATEFVAWYNGHPEFTSLDVDLDVERAVVIGIGDVAMDLARILLRDPGDLATTDIADYALEALRHSRIREVVILARRGPAESAFAAKELEDIGELPGVAVRLDRELVGRDLDATDPHSTHDRHKLEVLSSLGANPPLAATRHLELRFLHSPVQLCGDERVRSLRIEKNMLVRDEAGRSAATGTGVFEEMETGLVLRAVGYRGVPIAELPFDERAGIVPNLDGRVHRGYDAPAKLYVAGWIKRGATGVVGTNKADAAATVARMIEDLPLLPASPSGDVARTAVDALLAARGVRVVGWPQWKLIDRRERDLGATSGRIRRKLTTIDELLAAAGA encoded by the coding sequence ATGGCGGCGGCAACTCCCGGCACCAGTACCAGACCTCTTCGCGTCGCCGTCATCGGCGCCGGGCCTGCAGGTTTCTACACCGTCGAAGCGCTGCTCAAGCGCCCAGGCCTCGTCGTCGAGGTCGATCTCATCGAAAAGCTGCCCGCGCCCTACGGCCTGCTCCGCTACGGAGTGGCGCCGGACCACCCGAAGATCAAAGCCGTGTCTGCCGCGTGGGACCGCCTGTGCGAGGACCCGCGCGTGCGTTACCTCGGCAACGTGCGAGTCGGCACCGACGATCTCAGCGTCACCGACCTCGAGCTCTGTTACGACCAGGTCGTGTTCGCGACGGGCTGTGAGAGCGATCGCCGCCTCGGGATTGCCGGCGAGGATCTGCCGGGAAGTCTTTCCGCCACCGAATTCGTCGCGTGGTACAACGGCCACCCGGAGTTCACGTCGCTCGACGTCGATCTGGACGTCGAAAGAGCCGTCGTCATCGGCATCGGCGACGTCGCGATGGACCTTGCGCGCATCCTGCTGCGTGACCCCGGCGACCTTGCGACGACCGACATCGCCGACTACGCACTCGAAGCGCTGCGGCACAGCCGCATCCGCGAGGTCGTGATTCTCGCCCGACGCGGTCCGGCCGAGTCGGCATTCGCAGCCAAGGAGCTGGAGGACATCGGCGAGCTGCCCGGTGTCGCCGTCCGTCTCGACCGCGAGCTCGTCGGCCGCGATCTCGACGCCACCGATCCCCACAGTACCCACGACCGCCACAAGCTCGAAGTGCTCTCGTCGCTCGGCGCGAACCCGCCGCTGGCGGCAACCAGGCATCTCGAACTGCGCTTTCTTCACTCGCCGGTCCAGCTGTGCGGTGACGAGCGCGTGCGATCGTTGCGCATCGAGAAGAACATGCTCGTGCGCGACGAGGCCGGACGCTCCGCGGCCACGGGAACAGGTGTCTTCGAGGAGATGGAGACCGGGCTCGTGCTGCGCGCAGTCGGCTATCGCGGCGTACCGATCGCCGAGCTGCCGTTCGACGAAAGGGCCGGAATCGTGCCGAACCTGGATGGGCGCGTGCATCGCGGCTACGATGCGCCGGCGAAGCTGTACGTCGCCGGCTGGATCAAGCGCGGTGCCACCGGGGTCGTGGGAACCAACAAGGCCGACGCCGCCGCCACCGTCGCCAGGATGATCGAAGACCTGCCGCTGCTGCCGGCATCGCCGTCCGGCGACGTCGCGCGCACCGCCGTCGACGCGCTGCTGGCCGCGCGCGGCGTTCGCGTCGTCGGCTGGCCCCAGTGGAAGCTCATCGACCGCCGCGAACGCGACCTCGGAGCGACGTCGGGGCGCATCCGCCGCAAGTTGACGACGATCGACGAACTGCTTGCTGCGGCCGGGGCCTGA
- a CDS encoding trypsin-like serine protease: protein MNRRTFVAAATLVLLGLSTAAHAITFGSPDAGEHPYVGFMLFFDPTEPGWFSCSGDLLAPTVFLSAGHCTFAIGTDGQVTTGGSGGNDVWISFDESVDLADFPKSADFPNDTAGLYAARSAWLEANPNFARGTSYPHPLYDNFGEFPADHDVGVVVLDAPSDIATFASLAPVGTLDALAGRHGRGHNKVIVETAGYGIQEVKPKSLELDQRFKSTSRIVNLRGALDGGFNVHTSNNPSASGGQGGTCFGDSGGGVYLNDTSSIVAVVSFGQNNNCKGADYQARTDISDTHDFLASFLGD, encoded by the coding sequence GTGAACCGTCGAACTTTCGTCGCCGCCGCGACCCTCGTGCTGCTCGGCCTTTCCACCGCCGCACACGCCATCACGTTCGGAAGCCCCGACGCGGGAGAGCATCCTTACGTCGGCTTCATGCTCTTCTTCGATCCGACCGAGCCCGGCTGGTTCAGCTGCTCGGGAGACCTGCTCGCGCCGACGGTGTTCCTCAGCGCAGGCCACTGCACGTTCGCGATCGGCACTGACGGCCAGGTCACGACCGGTGGAAGCGGCGGCAACGACGTATGGATCAGCTTTGACGAGAGCGTGGACCTCGCGGACTTTCCAAAAAGCGCCGACTTCCCGAACGATACGGCCGGCCTCTACGCAGCACGAAGCGCGTGGCTCGAGGCCAATCCGAATTTCGCGCGCGGCACGTCGTACCCCCATCCGCTCTACGACAATTTCGGGGAATTTCCGGCCGACCACGACGTCGGCGTCGTCGTCCTCGACGCGCCGAGCGACATCGCGACGTTCGCGTCACTGGCGCCCGTCGGGACTCTCGATGCCCTGGCCGGCCGCCACGGCAGGGGCCACAACAAGGTGATCGTCGAGACGGCCGGTTATGGAATCCAGGAGGTCAAGCCCAAGTCGCTCGAGCTGGACCAGAGGTTCAAGTCGACGTCGCGCATCGTCAACCTGCGCGGCGCGCTGGACGGCGGCTTCAACGTGCACACGTCCAACAATCCGAGCGCGTCGGGAGGCCAGGGCGGAACCTGCTTCGGCGATTCCGGCGGCGGCGTCTACCTGAACGACACGTCGAGCATCGTCGCAGTCGTCTCCTTCGGGCAGAACAACAATTGCAAGGGCGCCGATTACCAGGCGCGCACGGACATCAGCGACACGCACGACTTCCTCGCGTCGTTTCTCGGCGACTGA
- a CDS encoding histidine phosphatase family protein, whose protein sequence is MESANELWLVRHGETEWSASGRHTSFTDLALTDKGRQAAIEAGRRLAGIEFARVLASPLLRARETCSLAGFGSRAEITGDLHEWRYGEDEGRTTAEIREQRPLWSIWTDGAAGGETPADIGARADRFIATVRESEGRVLAFAHAHISRVIAARWISHPVADGAVLKLDTAAISVLAWDRDGAVLRLWNDIGRLPA, encoded by the coding sequence ATGGAGAGTGCGAACGAGCTTTGGCTGGTGCGGCACGGGGAGACCGAGTGGAGCGCCAGCGGGCGGCACACGAGTTTTACCGACCTTGCCCTCACCGACAAAGGACGGCAGGCCGCCATCGAAGCCGGGCGGCGTCTGGCCGGCATCGAGTTCGCGCGCGTGCTGGCGAGTCCCCTCCTGCGTGCGCGGGAAACCTGCTCGCTCGCAGGCTTCGGATCGCGCGCCGAGATCACCGGGGACCTGCATGAATGGCGCTACGGAGAGGACGAGGGCCGTACGACGGCGGAAATCCGCGAGCAGAGGCCGCTCTGGTCGATTTGGACCGACGGGGCGGCGGGCGGGGAGACTCCCGCCGATATCGGCGCGCGCGCCGATCGCTTCATCGCCACCGTTCGCGAAAGCGAAGGCCGGGTGCTCGCGTTCGCGCACGCGCACATCAGTCGCGTGATCGCCGCCCGCTGGATTTCGCATCCGGTCGCCGACGGTGCCGTTCTCAAGCTCGACACCGCTGCCATTTCGGTGCTCGCCTGGGACCGCGACGGCGCCGTCCTCCGTCTCTGGAACGACATCGGCCGCCTTCCTGCCTGA
- a CDS encoding BON domain-containing protein yields the protein MQMKKMAATMAIAAIVGAGALALAQNSPNSYPADNSGRNQRDAGGTTQTADKQSNEKGDVAITQAVRRAVTSDSSLSIEAQNVKIITNAGIVTLRGPVKDEQEKTSIAAKAKSVSGVVRVDNQLEVAAR from the coding sequence ATGCAGATGAAGAAAATGGCAGCGACAATGGCCATCGCGGCGATCGTCGGAGCGGGCGCCTTGGCGCTCGCCCAGAATTCCCCCAACAGCTATCCAGCCGACAACTCGGGCAGGAACCAGCGTGACGCCGGCGGCACCACGCAGACAGCCGACAAGCAATCCAACGAAAAAGGCGACGTCGCGATCACCCAGGCGGTGCGCCGCGCCGTCACCTCGGATTCGAGCCTCTCGATCGAGGCCCAAAATGTGAAAATTATCACGAACGCGGGCATCGTTACCCTGCGCGGTCCGGTCAAGGACGAGCAGGAAAAGACGTCCATCGCCGCCAAGGCGAAGTCCGTCAGCGGCGTCGTGCGCGTAGACAACCAGCTCGAGGTTGCGGCGCGCTGA
- a CDS encoding ferritin-like domain-containing protein: MSSPSTTTPDSHKPFLTDVQTIRERARQHMERGAVTEGYRADRETVLRLLNEALATEVVCVLRYKRHYFCATGINAESVAAEFLEHAGQEQEHADEISRRIVQLGGEPNLSPEGMLSRSHSEYVEGQSLIDMIREDLVAERVAIESYTEMVRYIGQDDPTTRRMLEGILAVEEEHADDLQNLLERIRT, encoded by the coding sequence ATGTCTTCGCCGTCCACCACGACGCCCGACTCCCACAAGCCTTTCCTCACCGACGTCCAGACGATCCGCGAGCGCGCGCGCCAGCACATGGAGCGCGGTGCGGTCACGGAAGGCTACCGGGCCGACCGGGAGACGGTGCTTCGCCTGCTCAACGAGGCGCTGGCGACCGAGGTCGTCTGCGTGCTGCGCTACAAGCGCCACTATTTCTGCGCGACCGGAATCAACGCCGAAAGCGTCGCCGCCGAGTTCCTCGAGCACGCGGGCCAGGAACAGGAACACGCCGACGAGATCTCGCGCCGCATCGTGCAGCTCGGCGGCGAGCCCAACCTCTCGCCCGAGGGGATGCTCTCGCGCAGCCATTCGGAATATGTCGAAGGCCAGTCGCTGATCGACATGATTCGCGAGGACCTGGTTGCCGAGCGCGTCGCGATCGAAAGCTATACTGAAATGGTGCGTTACATCGGGCAGGACGACCCGACGACGCGACGGATGCTCGAAGGGATCCTGGCCGTCGAGGAGGAGCACGCCGACGACCTGCAGAACCTTCTCGAGCGAATCAGGACCTGA
- a CDS encoding DUF3341 domain-containing protein, which produces MAKKAVFCIASNAAQAERIANDLRQAGFSGDDISVLCADRSGKRDLGHEGHSKAPEGATTGAGTGGVLGAGLGWLVGIGSLAIPGVGPFIAAGPIMAALGGAAVGAAVGGIAGSLVGLGMPEYEAKQYEGKIRDGNILLSVHADDGDQVSRAKEIFKQAGARDISYTGESSVSSRKSA; this is translated from the coding sequence ATGGCCAAGAAAGCAGTATTCTGTATCGCGTCCAACGCGGCCCAGGCCGAGCGCATTGCCAACGACTTGAGGCAGGCAGGATTTTCCGGAGACGACATCTCGGTGCTGTGCGCCGATCGCAGCGGAAAGCGCGACCTCGGGCACGAAGGGCACTCCAAGGCGCCCGAAGGCGCGACGACCGGCGCGGGAACCGGCGGCGTGCTCGGAGCCGGTCTCGGCTGGCTCGTCGGCATCGGCTCGCTGGCGATTCCGGGCGTCGGTCCTTTCATCGCTGCCGGGCCCATCATGGCGGCGCTCGGCGGAGCAGCTGTCGGCGCGGCCGTCGGCGGCATCGCCGGCTCGCTCGTCGGCCTCGGCATGCCCGAGTACGAGGCGAAGCAGTACGAAGGCAAGATTCGCGACGGCAACATCCTGCTGTCGGTGCACGCCGATGACGGAGACCAGGTGAGTCGTGCGAAGGAGATCTTCAAGCAGGCCGGAGCCCGCGATATCTCGTACACCGGAGAGTCGTCGGTCTCTTCCCGCAAGTCGGCCTGA